The following proteins come from a genomic window of Diceros bicornis minor isolate mBicDic1 chromosome 4, mDicBic1.mat.cur, whole genome shotgun sequence:
- the LOC131403643 gene encoding C4b-binding protein-like: MDALKILVNLVEYEYREGYALVGEAKISWMFSKWSSLAPQSKAVCLKPEIPNGKLTVEKDQYVNPETVTIQCDPGYRMAGSQSISCSKNKSWSPMYPSAREHFLGFPCCLNVLSA, encoded by the exons ATGGACGCTCTAAAGATACTAGTAAATCTGGTGGAGTATGAATACAGGGAAGGATATGCTCTGGTTGGAGAAGCTAAAATCTCCTGGATGTTTTCAAAATGGTCATCTCTAGCTCCTCAAAGTAAAG CTGTGTGCCTAAAACCAGAAATACCAAATGGAAAGCTGACTGTGGAAAAGGATCAGTATGTCAACCCTGAAACTGTCACCATCCAGTGTGACCCTGGCTATAGGATGGCTGGCTCCCAGAGTATCTCTTGCTCAAAGAACAAATCTTGGAGTCCAATGTACCCAAGTGCAAGAGA acattttttGGGATTCCCTTGCTGCTTAAACGtcctctctgcttga